One genomic window of Acetobacter oryzifermentans includes the following:
- a CDS encoding type IV secretory system conjugative DNA transfer family protein: protein MVDETFSGVYGNADDKKSWLSNPAFSDLVSGDSFRSSDLVDGKTDIFVQLPLRALENTPEIGRTIIGALLNAVYEADGNIQNRVLFLLDEVARLGRMRIMATARDAGRKYGITLRLLYQSVGQLEEQWGREGKRAWYEAAAHRTYVAISDLDTAKELEETFGQYGVMATSEGSNSGTSGKGWEAGNRSRGTNTSYHEISRPLIRREELLNDARVDEAFVVVRGGRPLRCGMPIYFRRPEIREKIAANRFNKHLG from the coding sequence TTGGTCGATGAGACATTCTCCGGCGTGTATGGCAATGCCGATGACAAGAAATCCTGGCTCAGTAATCCCGCTTTCTCAGATCTCGTGTCAGGAGATAGTTTCCGGTCGTCTGACCTGGTAGACGGCAAGACGGATATTTTCGTGCAGTTGCCCTTGCGAGCCTTGGAAAATACACCAGAAATCGGCCGCACGATCATTGGAGCCTTGTTGAACGCTGTTTATGAGGCAGATGGCAACATCCAGAATCGGGTTCTTTTCCTGTTGGATGAGGTTGCTCGTCTTGGGCGGATGCGAATCATGGCAACGGCGCGGGATGCAGGCCGGAAATATGGCATCACTCTGAGGCTACTTTACCAGTCGGTCGGCCAGCTTGAAGAACAATGGGGGCGCGAGGGAAAGCGGGCATGGTACGAGGCGGCCGCGCATCGGACATATGTTGCGATCTCTGACCTCGATACGGCAAAGGAACTAGAAGAAACCTTTGGTCAGTATGGCGTCATGGCGACATCCGAAGGTAGTAATTCCGGCACGTCGGGAAAGGGGTGGGAAGCCGGCAACCGCTCACGCGGTACGAACACCAGCTACCACGAAATTAGTCGTCCCCTGATCCGCCGTGAAGAGTTGCTCAATGATGCGCGGGTGGATGAAGCGTTTGTTGTGGTTCGGGGCGGTCGCCCATTGCGTTGTGGAATGCCGATCTATTTCCGGCGGCCTGAAATCAGGGAAAAGATTGCAGCTAATCGGTTTAATAAGCACTTGGGGTGA
- a CDS encoding DUF2474 domain-containing protein produces the protein MAIIEIVQGNGDNAPRRLSQRIGWFIGIWALSTVALFVSASLVHLIVPK, from the coding sequence ATGGCTATCATTGAAATCGTACAAGGCAATGGGGACAACGCGCCCCGGCGACTTAGCCAGCGTATCGGCTGGTTCATCGGCATCTGGGCGCTTAGCACAGTAGCGTTATTCGTAAGTGCCTCGCTTGTTCACCTGATCGTACCAAAATGA